In the Candidatus Methylomirabilota bacterium genome, one interval contains:
- a CDS encoding ABC transporter permease, producing MKTVTAGGEVALEGMDTQDGARRLAARRASLSRLWRLKWGLAAAAVMLLIVASAALAPWLAPRNPLAVDIQHRLRPPAWMEGGAPTHLLGTDQVGRDLLSRMIYGGRVSLIVGVVAVLISATIGVLTGLAAGYFGPRVDWLVMALVNVMLSFPFVLLALAVIAVLGPSLVNMIIVLGIADWPLYVRVIRAETLSIRERDFVMAGRALGMSHLRIIFRQIFPNLVSVIVVIATLQVARVIILESFLSFLGLGVQPPTPAWGNMLGEGRIYMLNSWWIAAFPGLAIFVTTLAINLMGNALRDWLDPHMKL from the coding sequence GTGAAGACCGTCACGGCGGGCGGGGAGGTGGCGCTCGAGGGTATGGACACCCAGGACGGCGCGCGGAGGCTCGCCGCCCGCCGCGCCTCGCTGAGCCGGCTGTGGCGCCTCAAGTGGGGGCTGGCGGCCGCCGCCGTGATGCTGCTGATCGTCGCGAGCGCCGCGCTGGCGCCGTGGCTGGCACCCCGTAACCCGCTCGCGGTGGACATCCAGCACCGGCTGAGACCCCCGGCCTGGATGGAGGGCGGCGCGCCCACGCACCTGTTGGGAACGGACCAGGTGGGGCGCGATCTCCTCTCGCGGATGATCTACGGCGGGCGCGTCTCGCTCATCGTGGGCGTGGTGGCCGTGCTGATCTCGGCGACCATCGGCGTGCTCACGGGCCTGGCCGCCGGCTACTTCGGTCCCCGCGTGGACTGGCTCGTCATGGCGCTGGTCAACGTCATGCTGAGCTTCCCGTTCGTCCTGCTGGCCCTGGCGGTGATCGCCGTGCTCGGCCCGAGCCTCGTCAACATGATCATCGTGCTGGGCATCGCGGACTGGCCTCTGTACGTGCGCGTCATTCGTGCGGAGACGCTGTCCATCCGGGAGCGCGACTTCGTCATGGCGGGGCGGGCGCTCGGGATGAGCCACCTGCGGATCATCTTCCGCCAGATTTTTCCCAACCTGGTGTCGGTGATCGTCGTCATCGCCACGCTCCAGGTGGCGCGCGTGATCATCCTGGAGTCGTTCCTGTCGTTCCTCGGCCTGGGCGTCCAGCCGCCCACCCCGGCCTGGGGCAACATGCTAGGCGAGGGGCGGATCTACATGCTGAACTCGTGGTGGATCGCGGCCTTCCCCGGCCTGGCCATCTTCGTCACGACGCTGGCCATCAACCTCATGGGCAACGCGCTGCGCGACTGGCTCGACCCCCACATGAAGCTGTGA